The Pyrus communis chromosome 8, drPyrComm1.1, whole genome shotgun sequence region AATCTAAAGCAGTAATAGGGCGATCAGAAATTAATTTACAGGCTACCAATGTGGTCAGAGATGTCCAGAATAAAGGACAGCAATCTAGCCCAAAAGTTGGTTTACAGGCTACCAATGTGGtaaaagatgtcaaaattgAAAGTAACGGAACTAGAGTTTTTGATCAGGCTAACAAACCTCATGCAGCTAAAGAAAAAGTTCCTCCTGTGCCTGTGAACAAAACGAAACTCCAGAATGAGAAAAGCTCTTCTGCTTCTGGATGTTCGTTGGCAAATTTCTGGGGCCGGGCATCTGTGAAGTCAAAGTCAGATGCTCCAGAGAAAAATAATACTTCCATTCCTGATCATACTGGTTGGTTTCCATTTATCGTTATCTTAAGCAgcttataaaaatttaattctaCCTTCTGGAAGTGATGGATAAGTTGGGAATTTATTCTCTGAGAAGCATTTTAAATGCAAATAGGTTCTTTGTTTTTGTGCTCAAGAATGTATCTGGCTCAAATATCTCTATATATCCTTTTTCCCGTTTCAGGAGCTAGTGCAAATCCTCAAACTTGTGCGCAAGAAGCAGTAGCGGGTGTCAGCAGTGACGATGATGGTCAACAAGTCAATTTTAAGAGATCATCCAATGGCGAAGGCACTAGGAAAAGGAGGGTTGTCTTTGATTTCTCAGATGATGAGGAAGATGCAGTTAATTTAGCATCACCGGAGAATCCAAAAGGGCAATCATGTCTAGATCTGAAAGAAAGCAGCAAAGTTATGGTTCCAGAGAGAACCAATTTGAATTTTGACGAGCAAGTAGAAGATAACCCCAAGGTTAAGGAAGAAATATCTGTTGTTGGGGAATCTAACGAACCTTCCAGAGAAGATTCTTCAGTTGTCAGAAAAGTGATAGATGCTGGGATTATCCTTAAAGAGAAGCCTATTCCCGAACAAAATGTGAACAAAATGGATAAACCCACCAACGCTGCTTCAAGTTCAcctaaaagaagaaaagttaTGAAGACAGTGATTGATGAACGAGGAAGAGAAGGTAAGCTGTGTTTTAGTTTCTAAATCGTCCCGTTAGCAAGATGTTGCTTGGCAAGTTGGCAGGGCTGTTCCTGTCTCTGCTTctgctttaaaattaacaccTTCCCCTTATTCAACCAAATATAATTAAG contains the following coding sequences:
- the LOC137743560 gene encoding uncharacterized protein isoform X1 → MAQTETLGIIQDIETLVSDQLQVVSYKWLSRNYLVSSNAAKRLLQEFVEKHENGFEVVYVLAGWLKSDPSSYHIRLVSGPKLTEEKEEFDGNCSVEVYSVQACIPKDPAALWNAEFVQAEELFKQAPTVENCLRDNRFGGISNSFVKRNVDGAPLSTESLQLKSKAVIGRSEINLQATNVVRDVQNKGQQSSPKVGLQATNVVKDVKIESNGTRVFDQANKPHAAKEKVPPVPVNKTKLQNEKSSSASGCSLANFWGRASVKSKSDAPEKNNTSIPDHTGASANPQTCAQEAVAGVSSDDDGQQVNFKRSSNGEGTRKRRVVFDFSDDEEDAVNLASPENPKGQSCLDLKESSKVMVPERTNLNFDEQVEDNPKVKEEISVVGESNEPSREDSSVVRKVIDAGIILKEKPIPEQNVNKMDKPTNAASSSPKRRKVMKTVIDERGREVTEVIWEGEETEAKKADSGVIMKAGSDIIKKDDSDIIKKSDNKAPSAVNRLPAAKKSVGTPTNATGKAGNKKGVNKDPKQGNILSFFKKV
- the LOC137743560 gene encoding uncharacterized protein isoform X2 yields the protein MAQTETLGIIQDIETLVSDQLQVVSYKWLSRNYLVSSNAAKRLLQEFVEKHENGFEVVYVLAGWLKSDPSSYHIRLVSGPKLTEKEEFDGNCSVEVYSVQACIPKDPAALWNAEFVQAEELFKQAPTVENCLRDNRFGGISNSFVKRNVDGAPLSTESLQLKSKAVIGRSEINLQATNVVRDVQNKGQQSSPKVGLQATNVVKDVKIESNGTRVFDQANKPHAAKEKVPPVPVNKTKLQNEKSSSASGCSLANFWGRASVKSKSDAPEKNNTSIPDHTGASANPQTCAQEAVAGVSSDDDGQQVNFKRSSNGEGTRKRRVVFDFSDDEEDAVNLASPENPKGQSCLDLKESSKVMVPERTNLNFDEQVEDNPKVKEEISVVGESNEPSREDSSVVRKVIDAGIILKEKPIPEQNVNKMDKPTNAASSSPKRRKVMKTVIDERGREVTEVIWEGEETEAKKADSGVIMKAGSDIIKKDDSDIIKKSDNKAPSAVNRLPAAKKSVGTPTNATGKAGNKKGVNKDPKQGNILSFFKKV